The Pseudomonas sp. FP2309 genomic sequence CTTTGCACAAAAAAGCTCATTTATTACAAGTCAGCTCGGATTAAATCAAAGCGGTTGAACAGGTCCAGTGCTGTAGGATTTTCGTTCTCCATTATTCAGCAATAGAGTAAGCGTCGGCTTTCCCCCAGCGTATTCGATCACTGCGCTTTCACGTATGCCGTTGTTGATGATGGTTGTTTCACGTGATTTCATAGATGTTCTTCGGAGAATTAGCTGCGCTCGATAAATAGAATTTGGTTGATCTTTGTGGCTTATATAGTGCGTGGCAGCAGGAGGATATTTAGGTTCTCATTTTTTGGTCCTGGCGAATACGGTTCTACAATTCCTATTGTGGTTTTCACTCTTTCAAGCTAAGCGTCCCTGTGGTTTTCGGCATCGGTCGCTCGCCATACTGACCAACCCGCTGGACAGGCGTGTGCATGCACTGCAATGTCGGTGGCTGTTAGCTTAATCATTCGTTTAAATTTCCTTTTTGCTCAAAGCTGAGTGAACATGTTTTAGCCATGATATTCCATCACTCCACTCGTGAGGGTAGTAGTAGTTGCAACCCATCTCACAAAACAAAAAATCCTGAAGTTCTTCTTCGGATTTTTCGGATGATATTAACGTGTTAATTTCTTTTTTGACTTGCGCTATGGTTTTTACCGATGCTTCAGATATAAAGCTCGCAATTACGTCGTTTGCGTTTTTATGTTCATCGACCCAGTCTTGATGAAAATAGCCAGCTAAAAATTGCTGCAGCTCGAGAAGATTCTTTTTCATGGGTTTGGGTGTCTCGTAAGGATTCTATAGCCGTCTGGCATTTTTTTGTCTCTTTGGATAATAAGGTAAATTTCTTTTCCTAGAACCGTTTTCTGAAGTCCTCTTTTCAGGCTTGCACCAACGGGTTCCTGAGTTTTTTGAGTTATGATCAATTTTTTTTGATCTACTTT encodes the following:
- a CDS encoding contact-dependent growth inhibition system immunity protein codes for the protein MKKNLLELQQFLAGYFHQDWVDEHKNANDVIASFISEASVKTIAQVKKEINTLISSEKSEEELQDFLFCEMGCNYYYPHEWSDGISWLKHVHSALSKKEI